The Salinibaculum sp. SYNS191 genome has a window encoding:
- a CDS encoding phosphatase PAP2 family protein, with protein sequence MIRLRGLSDVVRDLAPPAVTELFALLTHLGDPPFLLAIVAVYYWLADDRRSPALLVGFALVAVALTIFLKNGLAQPRPPAAVQAVAPETESYGFPSGHAIGATVVYGGLVAVDARLRNRKVVAGLAALVALVGLSRVVIGVHYLGDVVVGHAVGLAVVAALWYTPYRRRTLAAATGSVIAVLAVAVTESGPDPLFTFGGALGATAVFATVDVDELPTVDGLGPSVVLVAAGLALLGGTYALALAVGHPLAVVTAGGVMIGGALLLPGALGLVNAG encoded by the coding sequence GTGATTCGGCTCCGTGGACTCAGCGACGTCGTCCGGGACCTCGCCCCGCCAGCGGTCACCGAACTCTTCGCGCTCCTGACCCACCTCGGCGACCCGCCGTTCCTGCTCGCCATCGTCGCCGTCTACTACTGGCTTGCCGACGACCGCCGCAGTCCCGCGCTGCTCGTCGGGTTCGCGCTCGTCGCGGTCGCGCTGACGATATTCCTGAAGAACGGTCTCGCGCAACCGCGCCCACCAGCGGCCGTCCAGGCTGTCGCACCCGAGACGGAGTCCTACGGGTTCCCGAGCGGGCACGCCATCGGCGCGACCGTCGTCTACGGGGGTCTCGTGGCAGTCGACGCCCGACTCAGGAACCGCAAGGTCGTGGCTGGACTCGCCGCCCTCGTCGCTCTCGTCGGGCTCTCGCGGGTCGTCATCGGCGTCCACTACCTCGGTGACGTGGTGGTGGGCCACGCCGTCGGCCTCGCCGTGGTCGCCGCGCTCTGGTACACCCCGTACCGCCGACGGACGCTGGCAGCAGCGACAGGGAGCGTAATTGCAGTCCTCGCCGTCGCCGTGACGGAGTCCGGACCGGACCCGCTCTTTACCTTCGGCGGCGCACTGGGTGCGACCGCCGTCTTCGCCACGGTCGACGTCGACGAACTGCCGACAGTGGACGGGCTTGGGCCGAGCGTGGTGCTCGTCGCGGCAGGGCTGGCGCTTCTGGGCGGCACCTACGCGCTCGCGCTCGCGGTCGGACACCCGCTGGCAGTCGTCACCGCTGGGGGAGTCATGATTGGCGGTGCACTGCTGCTCCCCGGCGCCCTCGGTCTGGTCAACGCCGGCTAG
- a CDS encoding lactate racemase domain-containing protein, which translates to MDVPLGDGQVSVDLPDCDVTVCEPAGGEAVDVRTAAEQAVADPHGLPLSSRVDPDDTVAVVVTDVTRATPDDVLLDVLLDELSRAGVVREQVTVVLGLGLHRPMTDAEIEVALGEHADLAVNHDPAATVEAGTVDGCTIELNERVAAADVVLATGMVEPHQYAGFSGGAKTVVIGAGGESQIRYSHGPEMLARDGVRLGRIEDNPFREFVDRAGDVVGLEFSLNVTHGPAGIMGASAGDPRAVVADLAATAREALSVAVDDGYDAVIAGVGAPKDANLYQATRAATYVVLGAHNPLGEGGRVVVPAALPEGAGEGTGERRFYERLSTAKSADALYEEMRQGYEPGAQRAFVVARTLREHDIWMTNSQHPDIVEDCLMHATPAVEDAIEPGSRVLVVPGALSTLLV; encoded by the coding sequence ATGGACGTTCCACTCGGCGACGGACAGGTCAGCGTCGACCTTCCCGACTGCGACGTGACCGTCTGCGAACCGGCCGGCGGCGAAGCGGTCGACGTGCGCACGGCAGCGGAGCAGGCGGTCGCGGACCCGCACGGACTGCCGCTCTCCTCCCGGGTCGACCCGGACGACACCGTCGCCGTCGTCGTCACTGACGTGACCCGGGCCACGCCGGACGACGTGCTGCTCGACGTTTTGCTCGACGAACTGTCGCGGGCAGGCGTGGTCCGGGAGCAGGTCACCGTCGTGCTCGGCCTCGGCCTCCACCGCCCGATGACAGACGCCGAAATCGAGGTCGCGCTGGGCGAGCACGCCGACCTCGCGGTCAACCACGACCCGGCCGCGACGGTGGAGGCTGGGACCGTCGACGGCTGCACCATCGAACTGAACGAGCGCGTCGCCGCAGCGGACGTGGTGCTCGCGACCGGCATGGTCGAGCCCCACCAGTACGCGGGCTTTTCCGGCGGTGCCAAGACCGTCGTCATCGGCGCTGGCGGAGAATCGCAGATTCGCTACTCACACGGCCCGGAGATGCTCGCCCGGGACGGGGTGCGACTCGGGCGTATCGAGGACAATCCCTTCCGCGAGTTCGTCGACCGAGCGGGGGACGTCGTCGGACTGGAGTTCAGCCTGAACGTCACGCACGGTCCCGCAGGCATCATGGGCGCGAGCGCGGGCGACCCGCGAGCGGTCGTCGCCGACCTCGCCGCGACGGCCCGGGAGGCGCTGTCTGTCGCGGTCGACGACGGGTACGACGCCGTGATTGCGGGGGTGGGCGCGCCGAAGGACGCGAACCTCTACCAGGCGACGCGGGCCGCGACGTACGTAGTCCTCGGAGCGCACAACCCGCTGGGAGAGGGCGGACGCGTCGTCGTCCCGGCAGCCTTACCCGAGGGTGCGGGGGAGGGTACCGGCGAGAGACGGTTCTACGAGCGGCTCTCGACCGCCAAGTCGGCCGACGCGCTCTACGAGGAGATGCGACAGGGGTACGAACCCGGCGCACAGCGGGCGTTCGTCGTCGCCAGGACGCTGCGCGAGCACGACATCTGGATGACGAACAGCCAGCACCCCGACATCGTCGAGGACTGTCTGATGCACGCCACACCGGCCGTCGAGGACGCCATCGAACCCGGCAGTCGGGTCCTCGTCGTCCCGGGCGCGCTGAGTACGTTGCTGGTGTAA
- a CDS encoding ATP-dependent helicase, translating into MSRGRDLLAEQDLAVDADAVEIDDGDVLDLLEPAVREWWVEQFGEYVPGNGGFFTPPQKEAIPLIHEGENALICSPTGSGKTLASFSGIINELFRREKAEGLDNAVYCLYISPLKSLANDIHRNLEVPLEGITEKLDARGEDVEIRHAIRHGDTPDSERQRMLSETPHILNTTPETLAILLNSPKFKQKLESVEYVIVDEIHSLAENKRGTHLSVSLERLEAMAETSPTRIGCSATVEPLETMAEFLVGRREPGGDPREYELVDTRFVREFDIELTCPADDLIHTPSNTVNERFYRQLHDLIRDHTNTLVFTNTRSGAERVLHNLRERFGDYDEDNSGCHHGSLSKDRRQAIEEQLKAGDLDVVTTSTSLELGIDMPHLDLVVQVGSPKSVASLLQRVGRAGHQLGETVTGRVIALDRDELVECAVMLKKAEEGFVDRVFVPENAQDVAAQQVYGMAINGPRPEREVVDILRSAYPYRNYSDDDLEQLFRYLTADYDGMEEKNVYAKIWRDANDPPDGEHHYEEYEVGQRLVGKRGRMARVIYMTNIGTIPDSFTCDVFTRSSDEWVGQLDEEYLDTLEKGDVFVLGGDHFEFVYRRGSKVYVDRTAARPTVPSWFSERLPLSYDLGREILQFQRELVERLRNGGKAEVRVWLREFPLDENSVQAVARMFDEQVRYAGLDSVATDDRLVIEEERDHDEYERHYYVHSNYGRRFNDGFSRLLAYRCAQVANANVKVAVADHGFTLSMPLNRKVDIAGIVADLSPGEVREDLRASLDGTDLLDRYFRINATRSLMILKRYKGHEKSASQQQVSSDMLLGFAEDLDDFAVIEETYREILEDKLNVAGIESVLGELESGDLEVVAKRVDSPTPRAFGLATLMASDVVLAEDESAVLQEFHRRVLDEIEGEGGQTTDDAIASE; encoded by the coding sequence ATGAGTCGCGGACGCGACCTGCTCGCCGAGCAGGACCTGGCGGTCGACGCCGATGCGGTGGAGATAGACGACGGCGACGTCCTGGACCTTCTGGAACCGGCCGTCCGCGAGTGGTGGGTCGAGCAGTTCGGAGAGTACGTCCCCGGCAACGGCGGTTTCTTCACGCCACCGCAGAAGGAGGCCATCCCGCTCATCCACGAGGGCGAGAACGCGCTCATCTGCTCGCCGACTGGCAGCGGGAAGACTTTGGCGTCCTTCTCAGGCATCATCAACGAACTCTTCCGCCGGGAGAAGGCCGAGGGGCTGGACAACGCCGTCTACTGCCTGTACATCTCGCCGCTGAAGTCGCTGGCCAACGACATCCACCGCAACCTGGAGGTGCCGTTGGAGGGCATCACCGAGAAACTCGACGCACGCGGCGAGGACGTCGAGATACGCCACGCCATCCGCCACGGGGACACGCCCGACAGCGAGCGCCAGCGGATGCTTTCGGAGACGCCCCACATCCTGAACACGACGCCGGAGACGCTGGCGATACTGCTGAACTCACCGAAGTTCAAACAGAAGCTCGAATCCGTCGAGTACGTCATCGTCGACGAGATACACAGCCTCGCCGAGAACAAACGGGGCACGCACCTGTCGGTGTCCCTGGAGCGACTGGAGGCGATGGCAGAGACGTCGCCGACGCGAATCGGTTGTTCCGCGACGGTCGAGCCGCTGGAGACGATGGCGGAGTTTCTCGTCGGCCGTCGGGAACCCGGCGGCGACCCGCGCGAGTACGAACTGGTCGACACGCGCTTCGTCCGCGAGTTCGACATCGAACTAACCTGTCCCGCGGACGACCTGATTCACACGCCGTCGAACACCGTCAACGAGCGGTTCTACCGCCAGTTGCACGACCTGATTCGGGACCACACCAACACGCTGGTGTTCACGAACACCCGCTCCGGTGCCGAGCGCGTCCTCCACAACCTCCGCGAGCGGTTCGGGGACTACGACGAGGACAACTCCGGCTGTCACCACGGTAGCCTCTCGAAGGACCGCCGACAGGCCATCGAGGAGCAACTGAAAGCGGGCGACCTCGACGTGGTGACGACCTCCACGTCGCTGGAACTCGGCATCGACATGCCCCACCTGGACCTCGTCGTGCAGGTCGGGTCCCCGAAGTCCGTCGCCTCGCTGCTCCAGCGGGTCGGCCGGGCGGGCCACCAGCTCGGCGAGACGGTCACCGGACGGGTCATCGCGCTGGACCGGGACGAACTCGTCGAGTGTGCGGTCATGCTGAAGAAGGCGGAGGAGGGGTTCGTCGACCGCGTGTTCGTCCCGGAGAACGCACAGGACGTGGCCGCCCAGCAGGTCTACGGGATGGCGATAAACGGGCCGCGACCGGAGCGGGAGGTTGTCGACATACTCCGGAGCGCGTACCCCTACCGGAATTACAGCGACGACGACCTGGAACAGCTGTTCCGGTACCTGACGGCGGACTACGACGGGATGGAGGAGAAGAACGTTTACGCGAAGATATGGCGGGACGCGAACGACCCGCCGGACGGCGAGCACCACTACGAGGAGTACGAGGTGGGGCAGCGACTCGTCGGCAAGCGCGGCCGGATGGCGCGGGTCATCTACATGACCAACATCGGGACGATTCCGGACTCCTTCACCTGCGACGTGTTCACCCGCAGCAGCGACGAGTGGGTCGGACAACTCGACGAGGAGTACCTGGACACCCTGGAGAAGGGCGACGTGTTCGTCCTCGGCGGCGACCACTTCGAGTTCGTCTACCGGCGCGGGTCGAAGGTGTACGTCGACCGGACGGCCGCGCGTCCGACGGTCCCCTCGTGGTTCTCCGAGCGCTTGCCGCTGTCGTACGACCTGGGTCGGGAGATACTGCAGTTCCAGCGGGAACTCGTCGAGCGCCTGCGCAACGGCGGGAAAGCCGAGGTCCGCGTCTGGCTCAGAGAGTTCCCTCTCGACGAGAACAGCGTCCAGGCGGTGGCGCGGATGTTCGACGAGCAGGTCCGCTACGCCGGCCTCGACAGCGTGGCGACGGACGACAGGCTCGTCATCGAGGAGGAGCGCGACCACGACGAGTACGAGCGCCACTACTACGTCCACTCCAACTATGGCCGGCGGTTCAACGACGGCTTCTCGCGGTTGCTGGCCTACCGCTGTGCCCAGGTCGCCAACGCCAACGTCAAAGTCGCCGTCGCGGACCACGGGTTCACGCTCTCGATGCCGCTCAACCGGAAGGTGGATATCGCCGGCATCGTCGCGGACCTCTCACCCGGCGAGGTGCGCGAGGACCTGCGAGCCAGTCTGGACGGGACCGACCTGCTGGACCGCTACTTCCGCATCAACGCCACGCGGTCGCTGATGATTCTGAAACGGTACAAGGGCCACGAGAAGTCCGCCAGCCAGCAGCAGGTCAGCAGCGACATGCTGCTGGGGTTCGCCGAAGACCTCGACGACTTCGCCGTCATCGAGGAGACCTACCGGGAGATTCTGGAGGACAAACTCAACGTCGCCGGCATCGAGTCGGTGCTCGGGGAACTGGAGTCCGGCGACCTGGAAGTGGTCGCCAAGCGCGTCGACTCGCCGACCCCGCGGGCATTCGGCCTGGCGACGCTGATGGCGAGCGACGTGGTGCTTGCCGAGGACGAGTCCGCGGTCCTTCAGGAGTTCCACCGGCGCGTCCTCGACGAGATAGAGGGCGAGGGCGGGCAGACGACGGACGACGCGATTGCGTCGGAGTAG
- a CDS encoding pyridoxal-phosphate-dependent aminotransferase family protein, translating to MRDAPETDELLPPDRTLMGPGPSNVHPRVLRSMATPLVGYLDDYYVEVMNDLQELMRYVFQTDNEYTFAVSGTGTAGMETAFSNLLEPGETVLVPSNGYFGERMGAVAERAGADVVSVDAPWGEPLDPADVERAVETEDPSVVGVVHGETSTGVKQPHIDTIADIVHDNDGYLVVDTVASLVGNEFHTDEWGVDVVYTGSQKCLSAPPGVAPITFSDRAAEKVKRREEPVRSWYLDLTGVWEYWGDERNYHHTGPASTNYALREAMRMVAGEGIENVWDRHRRVAGAIKAGVEAMGAPLHVAEDYWLPTLNPVEVPDGVDDGAVIERMMDDHGIEIVGGLGALEGDIFRVGCMGNSARPENAMQFVSAFGSVLAAEGADVDPEAGVAATSRVLGE from the coding sequence ATGAGAGACGCGCCAGAGACAGACGAACTGTTGCCGCCGGACCGTACCCTGATGGGTCCGGGCCCCAGCAACGTCCATCCGCGCGTGCTGCGCTCGATGGCGACGCCGCTCGTCGGCTACCTCGACGACTACTACGTCGAGGTCATGAACGACCTCCAGGAACTGATGCGGTACGTCTTCCAGACCGACAACGAGTACACCTTCGCCGTCAGCGGAACCGGGACCGCCGGCATGGAGACAGCCTTCTCGAACCTGCTTGAACCCGGGGAGACGGTACTCGTCCCGTCGAACGGGTACTTCGGGGAGCGGATGGGTGCCGTCGCGGAGCGCGCTGGCGCGGACGTCGTCTCCGTCGACGCGCCGTGGGGCGAACCGCTGGACCCCGCCGACGTGGAACGGGCCGTCGAGACGGAAGACCCCAGCGTCGTCGGCGTCGTCCACGGCGAGACCAGCACCGGCGTCAAGCAACCGCACATCGACACCATCGCGGACATCGTCCACGACAACGACGGCTATCTCGTCGTCGACACCGTCGCTTCCCTCGTGGGCAACGAGTTCCACACAGACGAGTGGGGCGTCGACGTGGTCTACACAGGGTCCCAGAAGTGCCTCTCCGCGCCGCCGGGCGTCGCCCCGATAACGTTCAGCGACCGTGCCGCGGAGAAGGTCAAGCGCCGCGAGGAACCCGTTCGGTCGTGGTACCTGGACCTGACCGGCGTCTGGGAGTACTGGGGCGACGAGCGGAATTACCACCACACGGGGCCGGCGTCGACGAACTACGCGCTCCGGGAGGCGATGCGGATGGTTGCCGGCGAAGGCATCGAGAACGTCTGGGACCGGCACCGGCGCGTCGCCGGCGCGATAAAGGCCGGCGTCGAGGCGATGGGCGCACCGCTGCACGTCGCGGAGGACTACTGGCTCCCGACGCTGAACCCGGTCGAAGTCCCGGACGGCGTCGACGATGGCGCAGTCATCGAGCGCATGATGGACGACCACGGCATCGAGATAGTCGGCGGCCTCGGTGCGCTGGAGGGCGACATCTTCCGCGTCGGCTGTATGGGCAACTCGGCCCGCCCCGAGAACGCGATGCAGTTCGTCTCCGCGTTCGGGTCGGTGCTGGCAGCGGAGGGTGCCGACGTTGACCCCGAAGCCGGTGTCGCAGCGACGAGCCGCGTATTGGGCGAGTGA
- the leuS gene encoding leucine--tRNA ligase yields MSQRSYNHARVQEYWKFVWNRDETYRLDDDAVDPTYVLGMFPYTSGNLHMGHVRNYAITDAYARYRRMNGDDVLHPMGWDAFGLPAENAAYERFTDPESWTEACIAQMREEMEDMGFGYDWSREITTCEPEYYRWNQYFFREFYEAGLVEYEAATVNWCPDCETVLADAQVVEDGATPDGAQGDGGAVDVCWRCETPVGQRELDQWFFTITDYADELLAGLDDLDGWPESVKEIQRNWIGKRDGARVSFEVADHGEVDVFTTRLDTVCGATYLAVAPGHEVARDIAEADEAVAEYVESVRQGQDSRSMSGVETSATATNPVTGEELPVYVASYVLDDVGTGAVMGVPAHNERDHAFALEHDVDIVQVVEPVDGSADGLPAQAYTDEGMLTGSGEYDGLASSAARERLLEDLDSAEPDETYRLRDWLISRQRYWGTPIPVVHCDDCGPVLVPEEDLPVELPEFVQTTGNPLADSDEFVYTECPDCGEPARRETDTMDTFVDSSWYYLRFLSPDLDDAPFEADRAHDWLPVDVYVGGEEHAVLHLLYIRFFTRALSDLGLLDAEEPVQRLINQGTVLYDGEKMSKTKGNVVNPHEYGAETTRLFVLSAAHPEQDFEWTAREVSSSYDLQQELFEMVQSFTDGGERRETSEAHDEYVAREIDRTIAAATEDYDRFRFHQVVNEIRTLAGLLRQYREFDTPNEEVYRRGLRVLTRFVAPLTPYLGEELWNMLRGGGLVANADWPEPDHDSENFSIERSLVRTLRADVRDIFDVADIDDAEEIELVVAPAWKFDAYEMAREAEDGDALVGKIMSDEEIQEHGSAAQSYAEDLDARRQQLEPVLARDDEYELLDRAAWLLEDEFGAAVTVRKGEPDEELSGKARPGKPAVHIQ; encoded by the coding sequence ATGTCACAGCGGAGCTACAACCACGCGCGAGTGCAAGAGTACTGGAAATTCGTCTGGAACAGGGACGAGACCTACCGACTCGACGACGACGCAGTCGACCCGACCTACGTCCTCGGGATGTTCCCCTACACCTCCGGGAACCTCCACATGGGTCACGTCCGGAACTACGCGATTACGGACGCCTACGCCCGGTATCGCCGGATGAACGGCGACGACGTCCTGCACCCGATGGGCTGGGACGCCTTCGGCCTGCCGGCGGAGAACGCCGCCTACGAACGCTTCACCGACCCCGAGTCCTGGACAGAGGCCTGCATCGCGCAGATGCGCGAGGAGATGGAGGACATGGGCTTTGGCTACGACTGGTCGCGGGAGATAACGACCTGCGAACCGGAGTACTACCGCTGGAACCAGTACTTCTTCCGCGAGTTCTACGAGGCCGGCCTGGTCGAGTACGAGGCGGCGACGGTGAACTGGTGTCCCGACTGCGAGACGGTGCTGGCGGACGCGCAGGTCGTCGAGGACGGAGCGACCCCGGACGGGGCACAGGGAGACGGCGGAGCCGTCGACGTCTGCTGGCGCTGCGAGACGCCGGTCGGCCAGCGTGAACTCGACCAGTGGTTTTTCACCATCACCGACTACGCCGACGAACTGCTGGCGGGCCTCGATGACCTCGACGGCTGGCCGGAGAGCGTCAAGGAGATACAGCGCAACTGGATCGGCAAACGGGATGGCGCGCGCGTGAGTTTCGAGGTGGCCGACCACGGTGAAGTGGACGTGTTCACCACCCGACTCGACACCGTCTGCGGCGCGACGTATCTCGCCGTCGCACCCGGGCACGAGGTTGCCCGCGACATCGCCGAGGCGGACGAGGCCGTCGCCGAGTACGTCGAATCCGTCCGGCAGGGTCAGGACAGCCGCAGCATGTCCGGCGTCGAGACGTCGGCGACCGCGACGAACCCGGTCACCGGCGAGGAGCTTCCGGTGTACGTCGCTTCCTACGTCCTCGACGACGTGGGGACTGGTGCGGTCATGGGCGTGCCCGCACACAACGAGCGCGACCACGCGTTCGCGCTGGAACACGACGTCGACATCGTGCAGGTGGTCGAACCCGTCGACGGCTCTGCCGACGGGCTCCCAGCCCAGGCGTACACCGACGAGGGGATGCTCACCGGCAGCGGCGAGTACGACGGCCTGGCGAGTTCGGCCGCCAGGGAGCGCCTGCTCGAAGACCTCGATTCGGCAGAGCCCGACGAGACCTACCGCCTCCGGGACTGGCTCATCTCCCGCCAGCGGTACTGGGGGACGCCGATTCCGGTCGTCCACTGCGACGACTGCGGGCCGGTGCTGGTCCCGGAGGAGGACCTGCCGGTCGAACTCCCGGAGTTCGTCCAGACGACGGGCAATCCGCTTGCGGACAGCGACGAGTTCGTCTACACCGAGTGCCCGGACTGTGGCGAACCCGCGCGACGGGAGACGGACACGATGGACACCTTCGTCGACTCGTCGTGGTACTACCTCCGCTTTCTCTCGCCGGACCTCGACGACGCCCCCTTCGAGGCGGACCGTGCCCACGACTGGCTCCCCGTCGACGTCTACGTCGGCGGCGAGGAACACGCAGTGCTCCACCTGCTGTACATCCGGTTTTTCACCCGCGCGCTGTCGGACCTCGGCCTGCTCGACGCCGAGGAACCCGTCCAGCGGCTCATCAACCAGGGGACGGTGCTGTACGACGGCGAGAAGATGTCCAAGACGAAGGGTAACGTCGTCAATCCCCACGAGTACGGCGCGGAGACGACGCGGCTGTTCGTCCTCTCGGCGGCCCACCCCGAACAGGACTTCGAGTGGACCGCCCGCGAGGTCAGCAGTTCCTACGACCTCCAGCAGGAACTCTTCGAGATGGTGCAGTCGTTCACCGACGGCGGGGAGCGTCGCGAGACGAGCGAGGCCCACGACGAGTACGTCGCCCGCGAGATAGACCGGACCATCGCCGCCGCGACGGAGGATTACGACCGCTTCCGCTTCCACCAGGTCGTCAACGAGATACGGACGCTGGCGGGGCTGTTGCGCCAGTACCGGGAGTTCGACACGCCGAACGAGGAGGTGTACCGCCGCGGACTGCGCGTGTTGACGCGGTTCGTCGCACCGCTGACGCCGTACCTGGGCGAGGAACTGTGGAACATGCTCCGTGGTGGCGGTCTCGTCGCCAACGCCGACTGGCCGGAGCCCGACCACGACAGCGAGAACTTCAGCATCGAGCGCAGTCTAGTCCGCACGCTGCGGGCGGACGTGCGCGACATCTTCGACGTGGCCGACATCGACGACGCCGAGGAGATAGAACTCGTCGTCGCGCCGGCCTGGAAGTTCGACGCCTACGAGATGGCCCGCGAGGCCGAAGACGGCGATGCCCTCGTGGGCAAGATAATGAGCGATGAGGAGATACAGGAACACGGCTCTGCCGCGCAGTCCTACGCCGAGGACCTGGACGCGCGCCGTCAGCAACTCGAACCCGTCCTCGCTCGCGACGACGAGTACGAACTGCTCGACAGGGCGGCGTGGCTGCTCGAAGACGAGTTCGGCGCGGCGGTGACGGTCAGGAAGGGCGAACCCGACGAGGAACTGTCCGGGAAGGCACGGCCGGGTAAACCCGCGGTCCACATCCAGTAA
- a CDS encoding MBL fold metallo-hydrolase encodes MRLTFLGTGSAMPTGERFQTGLLLESKTSTLMVDCGSGALHGLARTPTGYEGVDTLLLTHHHIDHVSDVLPLMKARWLAGEETLTIAGPAGTRDLVEGLLDVHDYMHERIDLTVRELDPTPASDPHDVAGFDVAAMETRHSMYCLAYRFEAPAEAGPITFSGDSEAFEELVEFADGSAVFVHDCSFPDEVDVSNHPTPASLGKTLAGADADLGRIYLTHLYPHTDGKHEEMLQSLGSHYDGDVRMARDGLTLDISD; translated from the coding sequence ATGCGTCTCACATTCCTCGGCACCGGGAGCGCGATGCCGACCGGCGAGCGCTTCCAGACGGGGCTTCTGCTCGAATCGAAGACGTCGACGCTCATGGTCGACTGCGGCAGCGGCGCGCTTCACGGGCTCGCGCGGACCCCGACGGGTTACGAGGGCGTCGACACCCTGCTGTTGACCCACCACCATATTGACCACGTCTCCGACGTACTGCCGCTGATGAAAGCCCGCTGGCTGGCCGGCGAGGAGACGCTGACCATCGCCGGCCCGGCGGGAACCCGCGACCTGGTGGAGGGCCTGCTCGACGTCCACGACTACATGCACGAGCGCATCGACCTCACGGTGCGCGAACTCGACCCGACCCCGGCGTCGGACCCACACGACGTCGCCGGCTTCGACGTGGCCGCGATGGAGACGCGCCACTCCATGTACTGTCTCGCGTACCGGTTCGAAGCGCCAGCCGAGGCCGGTCCCATCACGTTCAGCGGTGACAGCGAGGCCTTCGAGGAACTGGTGGAGTTCGCCGACGGGTCGGCCGTGTTCGTCCACGACTGCTCGTTCCCGGACGAGGTGGACGTCTCGAACCACCCGACGCCGGCCTCCCTCGGGAAGACCCTGGCCGGGGCAGACGCCGACCTCGGTCGGATTTACCTCACCCACCTCTACCCCCACACCGACGGCAAGCACGAGGAGATGTTGCAGTCGCTGGGGAGCCACTACGACGGGGACGTCCGGATGGCCCGCGACGGCCTCACGCTCGACATCTCGGACTAG
- a CDS encoding sensor histidine kinase: MSPDEQSERRADGSKTARTVGQLVKYSREVNKSRTVDEVATYALEAAFHVMDGHPSPTVTEVRQGDLCVLETMAAGVETGGEPSAIARRAYESGKTVVLPGKGIPVEYATEDTLVVSPDQLDTRPPADELTIASPTVTTDDVGEIGVVMTIRWPSVESVASHHVKPVEYLADHVATAIQNIRSRERLERARNDLARRKEMIEVYDRLLRHDLGNDLQVITGYSDALVRTVEDDDQIAEYVDKIHTTAVSAADLIDRVGDLVKTLEEEEQPEARPLRPIVADVVETVDAKFPDLTVQCDAGDFDYEVFAGDLLDSIFTNILSNAAVHNEDPVTVDVYAEEPAPDTVVVGFADDGTGVPEEIRDEIFAMGERGPDSDGTGLGLGLARALTESYGGDIAVRTSDAGGADFRVRLDWP; encoded by the coding sequence ATGTCACCTGACGAACAGAGCGAGCGGCGTGCAGACGGGTCCAAGACCGCCCGGACCGTCGGCCAGCTCGTCAAGTACAGCCGCGAGGTGAACAAGAGCCGGACCGTCGACGAGGTGGCGACGTACGCACTCGAAGCCGCGTTCCACGTCATGGACGGCCATCCCTCTCCGACGGTCACTGAGGTCCGCCAGGGTGACCTCTGTGTGCTGGAGACCATGGCCGCCGGCGTCGAGACCGGCGGAGAGCCGAGCGCAATCGCACGGCGTGCCTACGAGAGCGGGAAGACGGTCGTGCTACCCGGGAAGGGAATCCCCGTCGAGTACGCGACCGAGGACACGCTGGTCGTCTCGCCCGACCAGCTGGACACCAGGCCGCCCGCCGACGAGTTGACTATCGCGTCACCGACGGTCACCACCGACGACGTCGGCGAAATCGGCGTCGTCATGACGATCCGCTGGCCCTCGGTCGAGTCCGTCGCATCCCACCACGTCAAGCCGGTCGAGTACCTCGCGGACCACGTCGCGACGGCCATCCAGAACATCCGCTCGCGGGAGCGCCTGGAGCGAGCGCGCAACGACCTCGCCAGGCGAAAGGAGATGATAGAGGTCTACGACCGGTTGCTGCGGCACGACCTCGGGAACGACCTCCAGGTCATCACCGGGTACTCCGACGCGCTCGTCAGGACGGTCGAGGACGACGACCAGATAGCCGAGTACGTCGACAAGATTCACACGACCGCGGTCAGCGCGGCCGACCTCATCGACCGCGTCGGGGACCTGGTGAAGACCCTCGAAGAGGAGGAACAACCCGAAGCGCGACCGCTCCGGCCGATCGTCGCGGACGTCGTCGAGACGGTCGACGCAAAGTTCCCCGACCTCACGGTCCAGTGCGACGCCGGGGACTTCGACTACGAGGTCTTCGCTGGTGACCTGCTGGACTCGATTTTCACGAACATCCTCTCGAACGCTGCCGTCCACAACGAGGACCCGGTCACTGTCGACGTCTACGCCGAGGAACCCGCCCCCGACACCGTCGTGGTCGGGTTCGCGGACGACGGCACCGGTGTCCCCGAAGAAATCCGCGACGAGATATTCGCGATGGGCGAGCGAGGCCCAGACAGCGACGGCACGGGTCTCGGCCTCGGCCTGGCGCGCGCACTCACCGAGTCCTACGGGGGCGACATCGCGGTGCGGACCAGCGACGCCGGCGGCGCTGACTTCAGGGTCAGGCTGGACTGGCCCTAG